The Geothermobacter ehrlichii genome includes the window CCTGATGCCTGGCGCCTCTAGCCCTTTATTACCGCCATCGGTCGCAGCCGCGCGACGATCTTGCCGATGCCGGCCTGCTGGACGACGTTGACCACATCCATGACATCCTTGTAGGCCTCGGGAATTTCCTCGGCAACGGTGGCCCGCCCGGCGGCGCGGATGATGATGCCCTGCTCGGCCAGTTCGGCGACGATGTTGTGGCCCCTGGCTCGCTTCTTTGCGGCGTGGCGCGACAACATCCGCCCGGCACCGTGGCAGGTGGAGCCGAAGGTCTCCTCGAAGGCGCCCTGGGTGCCGACCAGCACGTACGAATAACGGCCCATGTCGCCGGGGATGAGGACCGGCTGGCCGACGTGCCGGTAAGCTTCCGGAGTCTCCGGATGCCCGGGGGGGAAGGCCCGGGTCGCCCCCTTGCGGTGCACGCACAGCCGGCGCGTTCTGCCTGCCACCTGGTGGGTCTCCATCTTTGCGATGTTGTGGCAGACGTCGTAGATGACTGACAGGCGTAACTCCGCCGCGTTCTTGCCGAACACCTGCTCAAACGACTCGCGCACCCAGGAGGTGATCAGTTGGCGGTTGGCGAAGGCGAAGTTGGCGGCGCAGGCCATGGCCGCCAGGTACTGCCGTCCCTCCGGACTGCTCAAGGGGGCGCAGCAGAGCTGCCGGTCGGGCAGCTCGATGCCGTACTTCTGACTGGCCCGCAGCATCAGCCGCAGGTAGTCGTCGCACACCTGGTAGCCGAAGCCGCGGCTGCCGGTGTGGATGGTGACCGTCACCTGGCCGGGGTAGAGGCCGAGGGCCTCGGCCGCTTTTTCGTCGCCGATCTGATCGACCCGCTGCACCTCGAGAAAATGGTTACCCGAACCCAAGGTGCCGAGCTGGGCCCGGCCCCTCTCCAAGGCTCGCTCCGAGATCAGGTCCGGGTCGGCTCCGGGAATGACGCCGCCCTCCTCGATATGGCGCAGATCCTCCTCGTTGCCGAAACCGTGCTCGACGGCCCAGCGTGCCCCCTGCTGCAGGACCTGGCGCTCCTGGGCGATGGTGAGCTTCAGGTCGCGCCGCTTGGATCCGATCCCCGCCGGTACGTTGCGGAACAGGGTATCGGCCAGATTTTTGAGGTGCGGGCGGACTTCCTCGACGTTCAATGCGCTGCGCAGCAGGCGCACACCGCAGTTGATGTCGTAGCCGACCCCGCCCGGCGAAACGATGCCCTCGTCCGGGTCGAAGGCGGCCACTCCACCGATTGGAAAGCCGTAGCCCCAGTGGATATCGGGCATGGCTATCGAGGGGCCGACGATGCCCGGCAGGGTGGCGACGTTGCGCACCTGCTCGAGGGCCTGCTCATGGCGGAGCGTTTCCATCAACTGCTCGCTGGCGAAGATCAGTCCTTCGGTGCGCATCGCCCCTTCTTTGATAATGCGCCAGCGACAGTCATCGATTTTTTCTATCTTTAAAGCCATGAAAGTTTTGTCCTCTGCTTATGACCGGGCGTTGCCCGCTCTTGCGAAAAGTATTTTGTTACAGGTCAACGTAAACCCGCGCCCGCCATGTCCCGTCCCTCTCTTCCACCACGAGCTGATGATAGGTTGCCGCCTTGACCTCCCGTTCGACCGGATGCCGTGCGGGATCGAAACGTTCTCCACCGACCCGCACCCTCAGGTGTGTCTCATCCATCTCGTCGATGGCAAATTCGGCCGGGAAAAAGCCGCGGATCTCAAAGAGGTAAAGAATCTCGTTCAGCCAGTTGACCAGCAGTTCCTCTCGGTCGCCGCCAGTGATCTCGACGGTGATCTCTTCACTGACCGAACCGACGGTCTCACCGGTGATCATCTGGCGCAGGCCGCGTCCCGTTTCGACGAAAAGCTCCGCCAGGCTTTCCCCTTCGGCCTCGATGCCCATGTCGGCAGTGTGTTCCAGCAGGTGGTGTGTTCTCATTGATACCTTTAGGCCTCGTGGCAAATGACAAGAACCAGAGCAAAAGGCTTTCTCTGGTTCACGACGCATTTTTTCGTTTCCGCCGTCAGGTCAACCGTTGCCAGGTGACCCGACAGGTCGCCGGGTCGCCCGTCCAAGTGACCTTGAGCTTGCCCTGGTGGGCCCGGTGAACGGCCCGGCCGAGATGCTCGGCAAGTTTCTCTTCCGTGGTTTCGACGATCAGTTTGTCCCCCTCGCGCTCCATGCGCATGATCCGTTCCAGCGGATTCTGGGCCATGGCCCGCTGTTCTTCATTTTTCAGAATATTGCGGATCTCCTCTTCGTGATCCCACAGGTACTTTCCGCTCAGGGTAAAGATACCTTCCGCAAAGTGCTGGGCGATTTTCTGGCAGGCGGGGCAGGTGGTCCACTCAAAATCGCCTCCCTGTTTGCTTTCCTGGTAGGCTTTTGCATCGAGCAGCCAGCTTTTGTTGCGGTAGAGGGCGTGGCAGTCTTTGCAGAGCAGGGTGCCTTTCAGGCCGCTTTCCGGGGCGTAGGGATC containing:
- a CDS encoding RtcB family protein, translating into MALKIEKIDDCRWRIIKEGAMRTEGLIFASEQLMETLRHEQALEQVRNVATLPGIVGPSIAMPDIHWGYGFPIGGVAAFDPDEGIVSPGGVGYDINCGVRLLRSALNVEEVRPHLKNLADTLFRNVPAGIGSKRRDLKLTIAQERQVLQQGARWAVEHGFGNEEDLRHIEEGGVIPGADPDLISERALERGRAQLGTLGSGNHFLEVQRVDQIGDEKAAEALGLYPGQVTVTIHTGSRGFGYQVCDDYLRLMLRASQKYGIELPDRQLCCAPLSSPEGRQYLAAMACAANFAFANRQLITSWVRESFEQVFGKNAAELRLSVIYDVCHNIAKMETHQVAGRTRRLCVHRKGATRAFPPGHPETPEAYRHVGQPVLIPGDMGRYSYVLVGTQGAFEETFGSTCHGAGRMLSRHAAKKRARGHNIVAELAEQGIIIRAAGRATVAEEIPEAYKDVMDVVNVVQQAGIGKIVARLRPMAVIKG
- a CDS encoding archease, with protein sequence MRTHHLLEHTADMGIEAEGESLAELFVETGRGLRQMITGETVGSVSEEITVEITGGDREELLVNWLNEILYLFEIRGFFPAEFAIDEMDETHLRVRVGGERFDPARHPVEREVKAATYHQLVVEERDGTWRARVYVDL
- a CDS encoding BCAM0308 family protein translates to MTRDVGKFGTSDKRGRAATHDDPYAPESGLKGTLLCKDCHALYRNKSWLLDAKAYQESKQGGDFEWTTCPACQKIAQHFAEGIFTLSGKYLWDHEEEIRNILKNEEQRAMAQNPLERIMRMEREGDKLIVETTEEKLAEHLGRAVHRAHQGKLKVTWTGDPATCRVTWQRLT